Below is a genomic region from candidate division KSB1 bacterium.
TTCGGGAAGAAGGGGATCTGGCGAAGGGGGCGGCCCTCTGCCTCCACCCAGGGAGGCACACTCATTCCTTGCAGCTGCACTACTGCCAAGTGGAAACCAAGCACGAGGAGCGTCAAGGCCGGCAGGAGAGCCACGTGGAAGCCAAAGAGGCGGGTGAGGGTGCCTCCGGTCACGTCTTCGCCTCCCCGCAAGAAGCGCACGAGAAAACGCCCGACTCCCGGCACCAGACCCACGATCTCGGTGCCCACTTTGGTCGCGAAATAGGCAAGCTCATTCCAGGGGAGGAGGTAGCCGGTGAAGCCGAAACCAAGTGCCAGGAACAGGAGGAGGACGCCCGACACCCAGGTGAGCTCGCGGGGCTTTCGGTAGGCCTTCAAGAAAAACGTGCTGAACATGTGCACAAATAGGAACGCGATCATCAGATTGGCCGACCAGGCGTGGAGAGAACGGATGAGCCAGCCAAACGGCACCTCCGTCATGATGAAGCGCACGCTCTCGTACGCTTCCTCGGCCGAGGGTCGATAATACAGCAAGAGCAGGATCCCAGTGACCACCTGGATCCCGAAGAAGAAAAGGGTCATTCCGCCAAAGTAGTACCAGAGGCTGTGGCGGTGCACGGGGACCGCTTTCTTGACAAATAACTCGAGGATTGGCCCCGCTTGTGTGTACCTCTCTTCCAACCAGGGGAGAATCCCGCGCGGCCGCTCCTGCACTTCTTCCCTCCTCCATCGCATGGCAGGACTCGGCGAAAGTCCCCGATCAGGCTGTGCCGGCTTTCCGTGCCACCAAGATGTTTCCGTCGTTGTCCACACGCACCTCCAGCCGCTCCAGCGGCTTCGGGGGCGGGCCGGAAATGTTCCGGCCCTCGAGGTCGTAGTGTCCGTTGTGGCACGCACACCA
It encodes:
- a CDS encoding cytochrome bc complex cytochrome b subunit, giving the protein MRWRREEVQERPRGILPWLEERYTQAGPILELFVKKAVPVHRHSLWYYFGGMTLFFFGIQVVTGILLLLYYRPSAEEAYESVRFIMTEVPFGWLIRSLHAWSANLMIAFLFVHMFSTFFLKAYRKPRELTWVSGVLLLFLALGFGFTGYLLPWNELAYFATKVGTEIVGLVPGVGRFLVRFLRGGEDVTGGTLTRLFGFHVALLPALTLLVLGFHLAVVQLQGMSVPPWVEAEGRPLRQIPFFPNFFLRDLVGWLAAFALLVAVAAIWPSGLGNKADPLAPAPPGIRPEWYFLSLFQALKMMPARIGVFEGERVAVVLFGLGACFWLFVPFLDRRSARGERSPFFTIVGVLVLTFMVGMTLLSLFWPATD